A genomic stretch from Thermincola ferriacetica includes:
- the iscB gene encoding RNA-guided endonuclease IscB — protein sequence MVFVLDKHKKPLMLCTEKRARLLLKRGRAVVHRMAPFTIRLKDRVVEESELQPLRLKLKPGAKASGIAVLREVDSRKSEAVFLCEIHHKPGIKQSLDNRRNLRRSRRNRRTRYRKPRFDNRRRPEGWLPPSLQARVELTANAVNKLLKLAPITAISVALFKFDTQKLQDPEISGVEYQQGELFGYEVKEYLLEKWGRRCAYCGKEGVPLEVDHVVPRNPKYGPKGTDRVSNLTLACEACNKAKGNLQPGDWLEELKQSKRQIDAVRAANLEKVLTQLKEPLRDAALMNATRWALYDRLKGTGLPVECGTGARTKYNRLRTGLPRTHCFDACCVGGSTPDEIIIGQEYAQVWSAKGRGTRKMCNTDRYGFPVGHRSRGKFHFGFQTGDLVVAEIPKGKYTGRWTGRVAVRSSGYFDIKDGSGRRICQGVSWKYMRIVQRNDGWQYEKQKIAQRGGKQKGRIPPTAEARGLPAAFL from the coding sequence ATGGTATTTGTGTTGGACAAGCACAAGAAACCGCTAATGCTCTGCACCGAGAAGCGTGCAAGGCTGCTGCTCAAAAGGGGCAGGGCGGTAGTCCACCGTATGGCTCCCTTCACAATCCGGCTAAAAGACCGGGTGGTGGAAGAAAGTGAGCTGCAGCCATTGAGGTTAAAGTTGAAACCAGGTGCAAAAGCGAGCGGCATAGCCGTATTGCGAGAGGTTGATTCCCGGAAGTCCGAGGCCGTGTTTCTGTGCGAGATACACCACAAGCCGGGGATAAAGCAGAGCCTGGACAACCGGCGCAATTTACGGCGCAGCCGCCGGAACCGCAGGACCCGCTACCGCAAGCCCAGGTTTGACAACAGAAGAAGGCCGGAAGGCTGGCTGCCGCCGTCATTGCAGGCAAGGGTGGAACTGACAGCCAATGCAGTTAACAAGCTGCTGAAACTTGCACCAATAACAGCCATATCTGTCGCGTTGTTTAAATTCGACACTCAGAAGCTGCAGGACCCTGAAATATCAGGTGTCGAGTACCAGCAGGGGGAATTGTTTGGCTACGAAGTAAAGGAATACCTGCTGGAGAAATGGGGCAGGAGATGCGCCTACTGCGGTAAAGAAGGCGTACCTCTGGAGGTGGACCATGTCGTACCCCGGAACCCGAAATATGGGCCGAAAGGCACTGACCGCGTCAGTAATTTAACGCTGGCGTGCGAGGCATGTAACAAAGCCAAGGGCAATCTTCAGCCGGGAGATTGGCTGGAGGAGCTGAAACAATCCAAACGCCAAATTGACGCGGTACGGGCAGCGAATTTGGAGAAGGTGCTGACGCAGTTGAAAGAACCGTTGCGGGACGCAGCCCTGATGAACGCGACCCGGTGGGCGCTGTACGACCGGCTCAAAGGAACCGGCTTACCGGTGGAGTGCGGCACCGGAGCGCGTACCAAATACAACCGTCTCAGGACGGGCCTGCCCAGGACCCACTGTTTTGACGCCTGCTGTGTTGGCGGGAGTACGCCCGACGAAATCATAATCGGGCAGGAATATGCCCAGGTCTGGTCTGCCAAAGGCCGGGGTACCCGGAAGATGTGCAACACAGACAGATACGGTTTTCCGGTCGGTCACCGCAGCAGAGGGAAATTTCATTTTGGCTTCCAGACCGGAGACCTGGTTGTGGCCGAGATTCCAAAAGGCAAATATACCGGTCGCTGGACAGGCCGCGTGGCTGTCCGTTCATCCGGGTATTTCGACATAAAAGACGGGTCAGGCAGAAGAATCTGTCAGGGAGTATCCTGGAAATACATGCGTATAGTCCAGCGCAATGACGGCTGGCAGTACGAGAAACAAAAAATTGCGCAGAGAGGAGGGAAACAGAAAGGCCGCATTCCTCCCACGGCTGAAGCCCGTGGGCTTCCTGCGGCTTTTCTGTGA